Proteins from a genomic interval of Diospyros lotus cultivar Yz01 chromosome 6, ASM1463336v1, whole genome shotgun sequence:
- the LOC127803664 gene encoding uncharacterized protein LOC127803664: MEESAAKITRRTIYAFLQHYQHLTTAPPLLVLPFTASILLSQALAAVTSPPPYLIIYAGFHGGGFPARSQFVSLLNNIHLSQTIFALSIAVAKILIIQAVILQKKSSPLTFSSFVVLYKRLVLTQACNSVLLLLLVEAAILSQLLLGFNSHKAIGLLVARAIFYCFRAYAGVICNLALVAAAAENRVGFAAIYRACLMSWARKSTAISLNLAVNLSILAVERLFRYRITRAYRETGSFGPGLAMEGLFIAYLYSLLIVLHTVASCLFYKSCRGVDNR; encoded by the coding sequence atggaagaatccGCAGCAAAGATCACGAGGAGAACAATCTACGCCTTTCTTCAGCACTACCAACACCTCACCACCGCTCCACCGCTCCTTGTTCTGCCCTTCACGGCCTCGATTCTCCTCTCGCAGGCCCTCGCCGCCGTCACTTCCCCGCCGCCGTATCTCATCATCTATGCCGGCTTCCACGGCGGAGGATTCCCCGCCCGCTCCCAGTTTGTCTCCCTTCTCAACAACATTCATCTCTCCCAAACCATTTTCGCCCTAAGTATTGCCGTCgcaaaaattctaataatccAGGCGGTGATTCTGCAAAAGAAGTCTTCTCCGCTAACCTTTTCTTCATTCGTGGTGCTTTACAAGCGCCTGGTTCTCACCCAAGCCTGCAATTcagtcctcctcctcctcctcgtcgAGGCTGCCATCTTATCGCAGCTTTTGCTCGGCTTCAATTCCCATAAAGCAATTGGGCTACTGGTTGCCAGGGCAATTTTCTACTGCTTTCGTGCATATGCCGGTGTAATCTGCAACCTGGCTTtggtggcggcggcggccgAGAATCGGGTCGGGTTTGCGGCGATCTACAGGGCTTGTTTGATGAGTTGGGCCAGAAAGTCCACAGCAATCTCCCTGAATCTTGCCGTCAATTTGAGCATTCTCGCGGTGGAAAGGCTATTCCGGTACCGAATAACGAGAGCTTATCGTGAAACGGGAAGCTTCGGGCCTGGGTTGGCTATGGAGGGGCTGTTTATTGCCTACTTGTATTCTCTCTTGATTGTCCTGCACACAGTTGCGAGCTGCCTCTTCTACAAGAGCTGCAGGGGAGTAGACAATAGATAG
- the LOC127804049 gene encoding uncharacterized protein LOC127804049, translating to MASRRNVRYSRLATDEDNDDYNGGYDPRYDYTPRSFDKVPWKSIALALVLLSLGCMLLFLSYFIFTGHMGGEHSQAYGLLGLGILTFLPGFYETRIAYYSWRGAEGYRFAAIPDY from the exons ATGGCATCTAGGCGAAATGTTCGTTATAGTCGTCTAGCTACTGATGAAGATAATGATGATTATAATGGTGGTTATGATCCTCGATATGACTACACACCAAGGTCCTTTGACAAAGTGCCTTGGAAATCCATTGCCCTTGCACTAGTCTTGCTCTCCCTTGGTTGCatgcttctctttctctcctacTTCATCTTCACAGGTCACATGGGAGGAGAACATTCCCAAGCTTATGGCCTGTTAGGACTCGGAATCCTCACCTTCCTCCCAG GATTTTATGAGACCCGAATCGCATATTATTCGTGGAGAGGAGCTGAGGGCTATCGCTTTGCTGCCATTCCTGATTACTGA